A DNA window from Camelina sativa cultivar DH55 chromosome 13, Cs, whole genome shotgun sequence contains the following coding sequences:
- the LOC104770563 gene encoding mitochondrial fission protein ELM1 codes for MRLILLPDPPSLSTGVPDIFEQGGPQNVVRRAVVIGNGFPGSENQCIGLVRALGLAENHLLYRVTRPKGGLNEWLHWLPVGFHKKLDFILRHIYLYSRLMLRSKQSKYITSVPSENGGSVGLASILEADVKSIVNMARQTYEKEGPLVVIACGRDTISIASSIRRLASENVFVVQIQHPRSHLNRFDMVITPRHDYYPLTPEAQEQVPKFMRRWITPREPPQDNVVLTTGALHQIDYALLRKAASAWHDEFAALPKPLVVVNIGWPRSNCRYGADIAKQLTDSILDVLATCGSVRISLSYKTPAKVSRVIFKELGDNPKVYIWNGQEPNPYMGHLAWGDAFVVTADSVSLISEACSTGKPVYVVGTDHCKWKIADFQKSLRDRGVVRPFTGFEDMSVSWSYPPLNDTAEAATRVRRELAARGWSLRS; via the exons ATGAGGCTAATCCTATTGCCGGATCCACCCAGTCTATCAACCGGCGTACCTGATATTTTCGAACAAGGCGGACCCCAGAACGTCGTCAGACGCGCCGTCGTCATCGGTAACGGTTTCCCTGGCTCCGAGAATCAGTGTATCGGTCTCGTTCGTGCCCTCGGCTTGGCCGAAAATCACCTACTCTAC CGAGTGACAAGGCCTAAAGGAGGGCTAAATGAGTGGCTGCATTGGCTTCCAGTTGGTTTTCATAAGAAGTTGGACTTTATCCTCAGGCATATTTACCTCTACTCCAGATTAATGCTTAGATCCAAACAAAGTAAATACATCACATCTGTACCCTCGGAGAATGGTGGTAGTGTAGGTTTGGCCTCTATTCTTGAGGCTGATGTGAAGAGCATTGTAAATATGGCCCGTCAAACCTATGAAAA GGAAGGCCCGTTGGTAGTGATTGCATGTGGAAGAGATACAATTTCTATTGCTAGCTCGATAAGGCGTTTGGCTTCTGAAAACGTCTTCGTTGTTCAG ATACAACATCCTAGATCACATTTAAATAGGTTTGACATGGTGATCACGCCTCGTCATGACTACTACCCTCTAACGCCTGAAGCACAAGAGCAGGTTCCTAAATTTATGCGGAGGTGGATCACTCCACGTGAACCTCCTCAGGATAATGTA GTCTTGACTACAGGAGCTCTACACCAGATCGATTATGCCTTACTCCGTAAAGCAGCTAGTGCCTGGCATGATGAATTTGCTGCTCTTCCAAAGCCGTTAGTTGTGGTCAACATCGGCTGGCCTAGAA GTAACTGTCGGTATGGAGCAGACATCGCAAAGCAGCTAACAGACTCCATTCTTGATGTCCTTGCTACCTGTGGAAGTGTCAGAATTTCTCTTTCATACAAAACCCCTGCAAAG GTTTCAAGAGTAATCTTCAAAGAACTTGGAGATAACCCAAAAGTTTACATATGGAATGGCCAAG AACCAAATCCGTACATGGGACATCTAGCTTGGGGTGATGCGTTTGTGGTGACCGCAGATTCTGTCAGTCTGATCAGCGAAGCCTGTAGCACCGG AAAACCAGTGTATGTTGTTGGAACCGATCACTGTAAATGGAAGATTGCAGATTTCCAAAAGTCTTTGAGGGATCGAGGAGTTGTCCGCCCATTTACAGGTTTCGAAGAT ATGTCGGTAAGTTGGAGTTATCCGCCATTGAATGACACAGCAGAGGCAGCTACAAGAGTACGGCGTGAATTGGCTGCACGCGGATGGAGTTTACGGTCTTGA
- the LOC104736241 gene encoding ruvB-like protein 1 — protein MDKVKIEEIQSTAKKQRIATHTHIKGLGLEPTGIPITLAAGFVGQLEAREAAGLVVDMIKQKKMAGKALLLAGPPGTGKTALALGISQELGSKVPFCPMVGSEVYSSEVKKTEVLMENFRRAIGLRIKETKEVYEGEVTELTPEETESLTGGYGKSISHVIIALKTVKGTKQLKLDPTIYDALIKEKVAVGDVIYIEANSGAVKRVGRSDAFATEFDLEAEEYVPLPKGEVHKKKEIVQDVTLQDLDAANARPQGGQDILSLMGQMMKPRKTEITDKLRQEINKVVNRYIDEGVAELVPGVLFIDEVHMLDMECFSYLNRALESSLSPIVIFATNRGVCNVRGTDMPSPHGVPIDLLDRLVIIRTQIYNPSEMIQIIAIRAQVEELTVDEECLVLLGDIGQRTSLRHAVQLLSPASIVAKMNGRDNICKADIEEVTSLYLDAKSSAKLLHEQQEKYIS, from the exons ATGGATAAAGTAAAGATTGAAGAGATTCAGTCCACCGCTAAGAAGCAGCGTATTGCTACTCACACCCATATCAAAGGCCTTGGCCTCGAG CCAACCGGTATCCCTATAACATTGGCGGCTGGATTTGTTGGTCAACTTGAGGCTAGAGAGGCAGCTGGTCTTGTAGTGGACATGATTAAGCAGAAGAAAATGGCGGGCAAGGCTCTTTTGCTTGCTGGACCTCCTGGAACCGGCAAAACAGCATTGGCTCTTGGGATTTCCCAAGAGCTGGGAAGTAAG GTTCCATTCTGTCCAATGGTTGGGTCTGAAGTTTACTCATCAGAGGTTAAGAAAACAGAGGTTCTCATGGAGAACTTTAGACGTGCCATTGGTCTACGTATCAAGGAAACCAAAGAAGTCTATGAAGGAGAG GTCACAGAGCTAACTCCAGAAGAAACTGAAAGCCTCACTGGAGGCTATGGTAAAAGCATCAGCCATGTTATCATTGCACTCAAGACAGTCAAAGGAACCAAACAATTGAAGTTGGATCCCACTATATATGATGCCTTGATTAAGGAAAAG GTAGCTGTTGGTGATGTTATATATATCGAAGCAAACAGTGGAGCTGTCAAACGAGTAGGTAGAAGTGATGCTTTTGCCACTGAGTTTGATCTGGAAGCAGAAGAATATGTTCCACTACCCAAAGGAGAGgttcacaaaaagaaagagatagtGCAG GATGTCACACTCCAAGATCTGGATGCAGCAAATGCTCGACCTCAAGGTGGTCAGGATATACTTTCTCTGATGGGCCAGATGATGAAACCCCGGAAGACTGAGATCACTGATAAGCTTCGGCAAGAAATTAACAAG GTTGTGAACCGTTATATAGATGAAGGCGTGGCTGAGCTTGTTCCGGGTGTGCTATTTATCGATGAG GTTCATATGCTTGATATGGAGTGCTTTTCTTACTTAAACCGTGCTCTTGAGAGCTCATTATCTCCAATAGTGATATTTGCAACAAATAGAGGTGTCTGCAACGTAAG AGGAACTGATATGCCCAGTCCCCATGGAGTCCCTATTGACCTGTTGGATCGGTTGGTCATAATCCGGACTCAAATCTATAATCCCTCTGAAATGATACAG ATCATAGCTATTCGTGCGCAAGTGGAAGAATTAACCGTGGATGAAGAATGCTTGGTTCTACTTGGCGACATTGGGCAAAGAACATCACTAAG GCATGCGGTGCAGCTTCTCTCTCCTGCCAGCATCGTAGCGAAAATGAATGGACGTGACAATATTTGCAAG GCTGATATAGAGGAAGTAACATCACTCTACCTGGATGCCAAATCTTCAGCAAAGCTATTGCATGAGCAACAAGAAAAATACATCTCATGA